The following proteins are encoded in a genomic region of Tachysurus fulvidraco isolate hzauxx_2018 chromosome 22, HZAU_PFXX_2.0, whole genome shotgun sequence:
- the sh3bgr gene encoding SH3 domain-binding glutamic acid-rich protein isoform X6: MVIKVFLASSSGSTAIKKKQQDVLGFLEALKIDYAQLDIASNEENRMWMRENVPGEKKPSNGIPLPPQIFNEDNYCGDYETFFDAKEDNSVYEFLGLSPPPGFKKDVNAEEENKTTPVETLAGEEGGEEVKEEAVEGLAQDEPTEESKEEEEEDTREGEEDKMPHSEEEDQEGEVEEEEEEEYEQGEEDLMSEDEEEAEASEEGEVAED, from the exons ATGGTTATTAAAGTGTTTCTGGCTTCTTCCTCAGGATCCACAGCG ATCAAAAAGAAGCAGCAGGATGTGCTTGGGTTTCTGGAAGCTCTAAAAATTGACTATGCACAGCTTGACATCGCCTCAAATGAAGAAAACCGCATGTGGATGAGGGAGAACGTACCTGGAGAAAAGAAACCGTCTAATGGAATCCCACTTCCTCCTCAGATCTTCAACGAGGACAACTATTGTGGG GACTATGAAACGTTCTTTGATGCCAAAGAGGACAACTCAGTTTATGAATTCCTGGGTTTGTCGCCTCCACCTGGCTTCAAG AAAGATGTGAATGCAGAAGAAGAGAACAAAACTACACCTGTGGAGACTTTGgcaggggaggagggaggagaggaggtaAAGGAGGAGGCTGTAGAAGGTTTGGCACAGGACGAGCCTACAGAAGAGTctaaagaggaagaagaagaagacacaagagaaggagaagaagat AAAATGCCGCATTCAGAGGAGGAAGATCAG GAAGgtgaagtagaagaagaagaagaagaagaatatgaacag GGAGAAGAGGACT
- the sh3bgr gene encoding SH3 domain-binding glutamic acid-rich protein isoform X7: protein MVIKVFLASSSGSTAIKKKQQDVLGFLEALKIDYAQLDIASNEENRMWMRENVPGEKKPSNGIPLPPQIFNEDNYCGDYETFFDAKEDNSVYEFLGLSPPPGFKKDVNAEEENKTTPVETLAGEEGGEEVKEEAVEGLAQDEPTEESKEEEEEDTREGEEDKMPHSEEEDQEGEVEEEEEEEYEQGEEDLMSEEEEELRQLEEGEVAED, encoded by the exons ATGGTTATTAAAGTGTTTCTGGCTTCTTCCTCAGGATCCACAGCG ATCAAAAAGAAGCAGCAGGATGTGCTTGGGTTTCTGGAAGCTCTAAAAATTGACTATGCACAGCTTGACATCGCCTCAAATGAAGAAAACCGCATGTGGATGAGGGAGAACGTACCTGGAGAAAAGAAACCGTCTAATGGAATCCCACTTCCTCCTCAGATCTTCAACGAGGACAACTATTGTGGG GACTATGAAACGTTCTTTGATGCCAAAGAGGACAACTCAGTTTATGAATTCCTGGGTTTGTCGCCTCCACCTGGCTTCAAG AAAGATGTGAATGCAGAAGAAGAGAACAAAACTACACCTGTGGAGACTTTGgcaggggaggagggaggagaggaggtaAAGGAGGAGGCTGTAGAAGGTTTGGCACAGGACGAGCCTACAGAAGAGTctaaagaggaagaagaagaagacacaagagaaggagaagaagat AAAATGCCGCATTCAGAGGAGGAAGATCAG GAAGgtgaagtagaagaagaagaagaagaagaatatgaacag GGAGAAGAGGACT
- the sh3bgr gene encoding SH3 domain-binding glutamic acid-rich protein isoform X17 → MVIKVFLASSSGSTAIKKKQQDVLGFLEALKIDYAQLDIASNEENRMWMRENVPGEKKPSNGIPLPPQIFNEDNYCGDYETFFDAKEDNSVYEFLGLSPPPGFKKMPHSEEEDQEGEVEEEEEEEYEQEGEVAED, encoded by the exons ATGGTTATTAAAGTGTTTCTGGCTTCTTCCTCAGGATCCACAGCG ATCAAAAAGAAGCAGCAGGATGTGCTTGGGTTTCTGGAAGCTCTAAAAATTGACTATGCACAGCTTGACATCGCCTCAAATGAAGAAAACCGCATGTGGATGAGGGAGAACGTACCTGGAGAAAAGAAACCGTCTAATGGAATCCCACTTCCTCCTCAGATCTTCAACGAGGACAACTATTGTGGG GACTATGAAACGTTCTTTGATGCCAAAGAGGACAACTCAGTTTATGAATTCCTGGGTTTGTCGCCTCCACCTGGCTTCAAG AAAATGCCGCATTCAGAGGAGGAAGATCAG GAAGgtgaagtagaagaagaagaagaagaagaatatgaacag
- the sh3bgr gene encoding SH3 domain-binding glutamic acid-rich protein isoform X11, with the protein MVIKVFLASSSGSTAIKKKQQDVLGFLEALKIDYAQLDIASNEENRMWMRENVPGEKKPSNGIPLPPQIFNEDNYCGDYETFFDAKEDNSVYEFLGLSPPPGFKKDVNAEEENKTTPVETLAGEEGGEEVKEEAVEGLAQDEPTEESKEEEEEDTREGEEDKMPHSEEEDQEGEVEEEEEEEYEQEGEVAED; encoded by the exons ATGGTTATTAAAGTGTTTCTGGCTTCTTCCTCAGGATCCACAGCG ATCAAAAAGAAGCAGCAGGATGTGCTTGGGTTTCTGGAAGCTCTAAAAATTGACTATGCACAGCTTGACATCGCCTCAAATGAAGAAAACCGCATGTGGATGAGGGAGAACGTACCTGGAGAAAAGAAACCGTCTAATGGAATCCCACTTCCTCCTCAGATCTTCAACGAGGACAACTATTGTGGG GACTATGAAACGTTCTTTGATGCCAAAGAGGACAACTCAGTTTATGAATTCCTGGGTTTGTCGCCTCCACCTGGCTTCAAG AAAGATGTGAATGCAGAAGAAGAGAACAAAACTACACCTGTGGAGACTTTGgcaggggaggagggaggagaggaggtaAAGGAGGAGGCTGTAGAAGGTTTGGCACAGGACGAGCCTACAGAAGAGTctaaagaggaagaagaagaagacacaagagaaggagaagaagat AAAATGCCGCATTCAGAGGAGGAAGATCAG GAAGgtgaagtagaagaagaagaagaagaagaatatgaacag
- the sh3bgr gene encoding SH3 domain-binding glutamic acid-rich protein isoform X8, with protein sequence MVIKVFLASSSGSTAIKKKQQDVLGFLEALKIDYAQLDIASNEENRMWMRENVPGEKKPSNGIPLPPQIFNEDNYCGDYETFFDAKEDNSVYEFLGLSPPPGFKKDVNAEEENKTTPVETLAGEEGGEEVKEEAVEGLAQDEPTEESKEEEEEDTREGEEDKMPHSEEEDQEGEVEEEEEEEYEQDEEEAEASEEGEVAED encoded by the exons ATGGTTATTAAAGTGTTTCTGGCTTCTTCCTCAGGATCCACAGCG ATCAAAAAGAAGCAGCAGGATGTGCTTGGGTTTCTGGAAGCTCTAAAAATTGACTATGCACAGCTTGACATCGCCTCAAATGAAGAAAACCGCATGTGGATGAGGGAGAACGTACCTGGAGAAAAGAAACCGTCTAATGGAATCCCACTTCCTCCTCAGATCTTCAACGAGGACAACTATTGTGGG GACTATGAAACGTTCTTTGATGCCAAAGAGGACAACTCAGTTTATGAATTCCTGGGTTTGTCGCCTCCACCTGGCTTCAAG AAAGATGTGAATGCAGAAGAAGAGAACAAAACTACACCTGTGGAGACTTTGgcaggggaggagggaggagaggaggtaAAGGAGGAGGCTGTAGAAGGTTTGGCACAGGACGAGCCTACAGAAGAGTctaaagaggaagaagaagaagacacaagagaaggagaagaagat AAAATGCCGCATTCAGAGGAGGAAGATCAG GAAGgtgaagtagaagaagaagaagaagaagaatatgaacag
- the sh3bgr gene encoding SH3 domain-binding glutamic acid-rich protein isoform X9: MVIKVFLASSSGSTAIKKKQQDVLGFLEALKIDYAQLDIASNEENRMWMRENVPGEKKPSNGIPLPPQIFNEDNYCGDYETFFDAKEDNSVYEFLGLSPPPGFKKDVNAEEENKTTPVETLAGEEGGEEVKEEAVEGLAQDEPTEESKEEEEEDTREGEEDKMPHSEEEDQEGEVEEEEEEEYEQEEEELRQLEEGEVAED, from the exons ATGGTTATTAAAGTGTTTCTGGCTTCTTCCTCAGGATCCACAGCG ATCAAAAAGAAGCAGCAGGATGTGCTTGGGTTTCTGGAAGCTCTAAAAATTGACTATGCACAGCTTGACATCGCCTCAAATGAAGAAAACCGCATGTGGATGAGGGAGAACGTACCTGGAGAAAAGAAACCGTCTAATGGAATCCCACTTCCTCCTCAGATCTTCAACGAGGACAACTATTGTGGG GACTATGAAACGTTCTTTGATGCCAAAGAGGACAACTCAGTTTATGAATTCCTGGGTTTGTCGCCTCCACCTGGCTTCAAG AAAGATGTGAATGCAGAAGAAGAGAACAAAACTACACCTGTGGAGACTTTGgcaggggaggagggaggagaggaggtaAAGGAGGAGGCTGTAGAAGGTTTGGCACAGGACGAGCCTACAGAAGAGTctaaagaggaagaagaagaagacacaagagaaggagaagaagat AAAATGCCGCATTCAGAGGAGGAAGATCAG GAAGgtgaagtagaagaagaagaagaagaagaatatgaacag
- the get1 gene encoding guided entry of tail-anchored proteins factor 1, with translation MAAAGLNWLLVLSSVFVCNIVRTLLPSISSVLSKILQKDAEQEMEMRTEIQNMKLELSSISMMDEFARYARLERKINKMTDKLKTHVKSRTAQQAKMKWIVNIVFYILQAVLMISLIWKYYADPVTVVPSKWISPLERLVAFPSGVAGGVGITCWLVVCNKVVAIGIHAFS, from the exons atggCTGCCGCAGGACTGAACTGGCTGCTGGTCCTGAGCtcggtgtttgtgtgtaacatcGTTAGGACGTTATTACCGTCCATTTCCTCAGTA CTGTCAAAGATCCTGCAGAAAGATGCGGAGCAGGAAATGGAGATGCGAACAGAAATCCAGAACATGAAGCTGGAGCTTTCGTCTATAAGCATGATGGATGAATTCGCCAGGTACGCAAGGCTGGAGCGCAAGATCAACAAGATGACGGACAAGCTGAAAACTCACG TGAAATCGAGGACGGCCCAGCAGGCTAAAATGAAATGGATTGTCAACATTGTGTTCTACATTCTTCAA GCCGTGCTCATGATCTCACTAATCTGGAAGTATTATGCAGACCCGGTGACTGTGGTTCCCAGTAAGTGGATTTCACCACTGGAAAGACTTGTAGCTTTTCCATCTGGAGTCGCAG GTGGTGTCGGAATTACATGCTGGTTGGTGGTCTGCAACAAAGTGGTAGCCATTGGGATTCATGCTTTTAGTTAA